Below is a window of Populus trichocarpa isolate Nisqually-1 chromosome 3, P.trichocarpa_v4.1, whole genome shotgun sequence DNA.
GATTTGGAGATGGAAAGGATGAGGATCTTCACCGAGACGCAGGTTCAGCTTGAGAAGATTAAGAAGGGTAAGCGTGCACCGGAGGATTATTGATgattaataaattgataaatcaacaatgaaattgatcccttttttttttggttaacttACTGTATGTAAAAAAGCTTTGTTGTAAGATTAGGGGTTTATTTTGAAGAACAATTTTCAATGTTATAATTGTGGATTTTGTGCCCAATTTGATAATGTTAGAAGAACTTTAGTTACAGCTGATAATAATTTTGTTAGATTAGTTTAGTTTAGTGACTTTGTTGCCTGTCACCTATTTTAATTGACTGAGTATAAAAGGGTTTTGTTGTAAAATTGGAGTTTCATGAACAAGGCAGCATGAGAGTGGACATGTTTGCAATGAAACTCATACTGGGTATGGCGACTTATAATGTGAAGCGGATAGCAATATTACTTCCAGTTTACTAGAGATGGGTTCCTGTTCGGCATTGGTTAGAAGGGCCTGATTTTGTTTCCGGCCTCGATTGAGGATAAGGTGTCAGTACAAGATTAGGCAACGTTTGCTGTTAGAGATGGCAAtctgaataaagaaaaaaatgtattttgttcCGCCGAAGGTTGTTGTTCTTGTGCCTAGTTTCAAAGTATTTTCAATGATAAACAACAAAGTTCCTTACTTCCTGGTGCAAATGCTCTTCAAATTACATCATCTtgtgtgttcttttttttttcttcccgtTTTTGTTCACACTTGATGCATCCTATGATGCTGCGATTTTGTTCTGATCTCCCAGTCCTGGATGCACCTTTTGTGGAAGTTTATTCTGCTTGTCCTTGTTTTATGTGTAAGTTTGCAGCAGGTTCTGTTTCTGACAAGTACTATTGAGCTCTCAACATGGTGCCTTTGAAACAATTTCTTGTAGTTGCTGCCTTGGCTCATTGCTGTATTGCTTGTGCTCTCCATTGGTGAATTATATTTCTTGCGTTTTCTGGTGGTCTATTTTGATGGTTCTCTCAGATCAAGTGTTCACAGGCTTCTCCCCAGATGCTTTTCCTTccccctcctttttgcctgctgaACTCTTGTTCTAATATGAAGTAGCTGCCTTTTTTGGTGCTTGAAGGTTTCTTCCCGAATATGTTTTACCGGTACTTCTATGCGTGCAACAATTATCTGCCTCAGATGATTTCTGGTTTCAAAATAAGGATGCATTATATTGCTGTGCAGCCGCAGCTGCTGCTATAAATGTTACTGTTTGTGGCTATGTGCACCTCTTGCTCCAGATAATGTAACTCCTCCTGCTTCTGTTTTTGTTGCTGCAGTCCTTCAGCTAATCCTTTATTGTTATCAGTTTTATGTTATGCCGATATTTGGATTGGCCCTCTATCAAGTATCGACCTTTTGTCTCCCACAGCTTATTTATTCCTTTGGCTCGTCTTTGGTTGCCGTATTGTTCTCTTAGTTGTAttcaaagaaggaaaaaaaaataaaaaaaaaggagatgcaATGACCTGGAATGGTGAAAAACAAGATTAAGACGAACATCCCAAGGTCAATCAAGCATATCGCATAAGATCAATCGCAATTACACCTCGTTAACTGCATAGACAAGCAGGATGGTGTTACCAAGATCATACACCTCCGGCTGCATATAGCAAATATGTAAAATAGAAACGAATTGACACGTCCATCATCCTATATGCCGGCCATCGTTCATTTCCATATGCAAACTCTCTCCCCTACGCTACATAAATGTGTGTTTAGGTTTGTCCATTGATTCAcaatttcaatcattttctaGCTCTTTCACTAGAATGGAGAACAATAGGTCTGAACTGTTGCCAACTATGGTGATTGTCTTTCTTGTTGGCTTCATCTCCATGTTTAGCTCTCAAGCATACACTGATGAAGGGAAACCACTAAGAACTTCGGAGACTAGTCAAAAAGGCAAATTTGAAACTTACATTGTCTTTGTACAGAAGCCAGAGGAGGGAGTTTCTGCTGATGACCTGGACAGCTGGTACAAGTCATTTTTACCAGTTACAATTCCAAGTTCAAACCACCAGGAACGCATGGTGTATTCTTACAGACATGTCGCCACTGGGTTTGCTGCAAAACTAACCGCAGAAGAAGCAAAAGCTATGGAAGATAAGGATGGGTTTTTGTCTGCAAAGCCCCAAAAGATATTATCTCTACATACAACTCACAGTCCAAACTTCTTGGGGTTGCAAAAAAATTTAGGATTTTGGAGAAACTCAACTTACGGAAAGGGAGTGATTATTGGGGTTTTGGACACTGGAATATCTCCGGATCACCCTTCATTCAGTGATGAAGGAGTGCCTCCTCCACCAACCAAATGGAAAGGGAAATGTAACTTCAACGGAACTGTGTGTAACAACAAACTTATTGGTGCAAGAGATTTTACTTCATCGAAAGCTGCACCACCATTCGATGAAGAAGGCCATGGGACTCACACGGCCAGCACAGCAGCTGGAAATTTTGTAAATGATGCCAGTGTGTTTGGCAATGCTAATGGCACAGCAGTTGGTATGGCGCCTCTGGCTCACCTGGCCATTTACAAAGTCTGCTCTGATTTTGGTTGTGCAGACAGTGATATATTGGCTGCAATGGATGCTGCTGTTGAGGATGGTGTGGATGTGCTTTCGCTTTCCCTTGGTGGTGGCTCAGCGCCTTTTTTTGAAGATTCAATTGCAGTGGGAGCTTTTGGAGCAACTCAGAAGGGAATTTTCGTTAGTTGTTCAGCAGGGAATGAAGGTCCATATAATGGTTCTTTATCAAATGAGGCCCCGTGGATTCTCACTGTTGGAGCAAGCACCATTGATAGAAGCATAAGAGCAGATGTGTTGCTTGGGAATTCCAATCATTTTTTTGGCGAATCCCTCTTCCAGTCAAATTCACCTCCATATATGAGTCTTGTTTATGCAGGTGCTCATGGTTCTCAATCAGCAGCATTTTGTGCACCAGAATCATTGACAGATATAGATGTCAAAGGCAAGATAGTTCTTTGTGAGAGAGGTGGTGGGATAGCAAGAATTGACAAGGGACAAGCTGTGAAGGATGCCGGTGGTGCTGCTATGATTCTTATGAATGACAAGGATAGTGGCTATAGCACCTTAGCAGATGCTCATGTACTTCCTGCATCACATGTGAGTTACTCAGCTGGGTTGAGCATCAAAGCCTACATAAACTCAACACAAGTTCCAACAGCTACAATCATGTTTCTTGGAACTAAAATTGGTGATAAAACTGCTCCGACGGTTGCTTCATTTTCCTCTAGAGGCCCAAGCTTGGCAAGCCCAGGCATATTGAAACCCGATATTATTGGCCCTGGCGTGAGCATTCTAGCAGCATGGCCAGTTTCTGTGGAGAACAAGACAGATACGAAGTCCACATTTAACATTATCTCAGGCACCTCAATGTCTTGCCCACATCTGAGTGGCATTGCTGCTCTGCTGAAAAGTGCCCACCCTGACTGGTCTCCTGCTGCCATCAAATCTGCTATCATGACTACTGCTGATTTAGTAAACCTTGGCAACCAGCCAATTCTGGACGAGAGGCTTTTACCTGCTGATATATTGGCCACTGGAGCAGGCCAAGTTAACCCATCAAAAGCAAGTGATCCTGGTCTTGTTTATGATATCCAGCCTGATGATTACATCCCTTACCTATGTGGCTTGGGTTACCCAGACAAAGACATAAGCTACATTGTGCAGCGCCAAGTCAACTGCTCAGAAGAGTCAAGCATACTAGAAGCACAACTGAATTATCCTTCCTTTTCAATCGTGTATGGGCCTAATCCCGCAACTCAGACCTATACCAGAACGGTAACAAATGTTGGCCCTCCCAACTCATCTTACACTGCCTTCGTCGATCCACCACCAGGGGTAAATGTTACCGTGACacctaaaaacattatattcaCTAACACAGAACAGACTGCAACATACTCTGTGACTTTTACTGCAACATCTGAGTCAAACAATGATCCAATAGGTCAAGGATATATCAGGTGGGTTTCAGATAAGCATTCAATTAGAAGCCAAATATTGGTTTCTTTCTCCAATGAAGATTAGGTGCCGGACAAAATGGCAGAGACAAATCTCTGATCAGCCATGAAAACTCCTATTAGGTCTGATGAGTGAGTTAGTATTCTATTTCTAGCTGAAATCGACAAGCTTGTTTGAGACTGTTTAGGTTCCGTCAAATAAACAAGAAGATTACAAATCTTCTGGAACAGTGGTGTCGACTCAATGAGAATAATGATCTGTTCTTTTGCATTTTCATCTCCTGAGTTCGGATTCGATTTTTCTAATGATTGTTTGCAAGCGTTTAaccttttgaaagaaaaattcatttcagCCCCAATAATTTGTGCACTAGATTGGGAACTCCCATTCGAATTGGTGTTTGATGCAAGTGACTGTGCCATAGAAGTCGTTCTCAGGCAACAAAAAGACATTGTATTACCATTCATGAGTCTATTCTtaggtataaataaataaaaaatacttttactattaatattttttataaatagaaaactACAAAAAACTCAGGAACCGAGTCAATTCCTTGATAAAAATGACTATTgagatacatgaaaataattgtaAAAAGAAACCATTGAGAATCATTGTCCGGCGTAAGTTTTACGACGAGCATATATAAgttagaaatagaaaaaaaaaatataattattaagtataatatataattttctaaactaaataaaaaaaataaaaataactaagattTTTATTGCTAAAACCTCTTACATCAATTTTTATAGGTTAAAAAAACTCCACTCGAGCTTAAATTACTTTTACCTTGATCTCTTGGACATAagagccctttttttttttctttacttgtagaaaaaaattcagaaaaaaagttagtataaataaatttaaaaaaaaatcagaaaacttACTCGTAAAAATGATAGTTTTACTTGTGAAAACGGTTAGTATACTTGTTATCTGAATTTTACAATCAGTCCCCAAGTAGatataataacttaaaatgataactGAGAACTCGATGTCTCGATCAATGGCTAGGTTCTGCTTGTCACCTCCAACGCATGCGAGTTGCTTGCCGTGGCATTTTGTGTTGGAACTGGAATCCATACCTTCATATTGATTTGACTTTGTAATTTAATGCCGGGCTGCCAGAACCTAGATAATACTGAGTATCAGAATCTCTCCGCTGTAAGGGTTTTTTGCTGCTGTCAGTTGGGTCCCTGACTGTTGATTGATAATGTCTTAGCGTTAAAGAGACACCATGATAAGTTTTCCTTACGGTTAACCTTGGCAAACATTTATGCAGCTTTTGTTATAGCCTAGTACAGATCTTTCTCTGATTCTGATTttgtaaaaacatattataatctTCTTTATTTGAGATGAGTTCATATTATAACGAGACACTTTTCAAAGCTCCCCAGTAGTATTTGAAGATCTAGAGATACATCCGGAAGGCCTTATTGAGAAAGTAGCAATGGTGGCCTGTTAAAATTGCTGAGGGCAAGGAGGTCGCGGATCTATTATCATACTTGCTGTCATATTTGTTAGAAAATCACAGGCTGAAGTTCCAAAGAAATTTATCTTCCTTCGTCTTCCTCCTCCTTTCTCTATCCTTCACTTTAATTCACAAATTTAGTGCTCCAGGAATAATATGGCCTTATTTGAGCATCCTATGTAACATATCTCTCAGTTCCATTTACGTGTTGAGGTTTAACGGTGTAAACATAACCAATCTCTGGGTTGAGTGCCGAAAGGAGTGCACAGCATAAGAACTTGAGGCGTTATATTTCACGAGATTCTTTACAGTAACtgtaaactaaaagagaaatagGAAGAGGGGTTATactgtatatataatttgttttgaattgttttataatGAAGTTATTCAAATTTCATGAAGAAGTTTAGGATTTAAAAGGTTAATTTCTGACTTGTATCCTAAGTTTGGCGGATTGACtcagttatttttatgttattttttaattaattttttttaatctcatccttcaatattgagctgattgggAATTGAAATTcgtaatttgtttcgatttgtttttcatgaggTTAACTTGGTTTTATGACCTGGGTCGTGGGTTTGATAAATTAACTCAGTTcacttttttaggttttttttatttttttttaatttcatcttttaacattgggttgattgaaaattaggatttataatttgttttaatttattttttattaggttatcatggtctcataactcagatcacatatttgacatgttaactcgggttgacccaagtcaatctagtatgttgttatcttaatattaaaaaaagatattatcttttaaaattatttttagtcaaattatatttttacggATCGTGTGAGTTGCTTTTGAATCCACAAAGTTAACCGAGTTATATCACATCAATCCTcgtataaattaaaatttttttccactgaattttttttttaataatatccgaatatatttttttatatttgaagaaaaatttaaccAGACACACCACATAACTTGCACGGTAAATATTCTACGGCCTGCCTTCTCTACCCGAGAAAAATTTGTCATATACATCTAGAGGATGTGAAAAGCTCCCTGTTTCGGCATGAAGGCATATACTGATTTATGACGGACTGGGCTTCGGTCTGCTTTCAAATTTCAGATTCGGCTAAACACATCTTGCCTCGGAAAGAGCTAAAAACTAAAGGTTACAAATACAATAGCTAGAGGGGAAAGAAAGCAAAATCAAGACTTAGTCAATATTTAAGGGTGGTAAAGACTGATGCCGCAGAAATATTCCATCTCCAGATTTTTGCATGAAGTCTTATTCTGGAAACATATATGCTAAATATGTACACGGAGACAAACGCAATGAGAAGGAAATCATCAGAATGAGGCATGGAAAGCAATAGATTCGGGAACTTGAAGACCAGGTCAGAGTATCATGTTTTGCATGGTGATGAAGGTCCATTTCTTTTAAGCGGCAAGTATGGTAGAATAATATATATCCATGACCAGAAAACGAttcataaattttatcaatGCATGTGAATTGATTTATATTCTTACAATTTAGATAAAgtatttgtaaatatatatattttatgaaaagcgGACTCCTTTAAgtaaaagaatttataaataCTTATAATACTAATAGGAGAAcactttgcaattttttttaaatattaaaatatgaatgtTAGTGGAATTATCAAGTTTTGTTTTCACTCAATTTAAATATctgttttatcaaaaaa
It encodes the following:
- the LOC7465823 gene encoding subtilisin-like protease; this encodes MENNRSELLPTMVIVFLVGFISMFSSQAYTDEGKPLRTSETSQKGKFETYIVFVQKPEEGVSADDLDSWYKSFLPVTIPSSNHQERMVYSYRHVATGFAAKLTAEEAKAMEDKDGFLSAKPQKILSLHTTHSPNFLGLQKNLGFWRNSTYGKGVIIGVLDTGISPDHPSFSDEGVPPPPTKWKGKCNFNGTVCNNKLIGARDFTSSKAAPPFDEEGHGTHTASTAAGNFVNDASVFGNANGTAVGMAPLAHLAIYKVCSDFGCADSDILAAMDAAVEDGVDVLSLSLGGGSAPFFEDSIAVGAFGATQKGIFVSCSAGNEGPYNGSLSNEAPWILTVGASTIDRSIRADVLLGNSNHFFGESLFQSNSPPYMSLVYAGAHGSQSAAFCAPESLTDIDVKGKIVLCERGGGIARIDKGQAVKDAGGAAMILMNDKDSGYSTLADAHVLPASHVSYSAGLSIKAYINSTQVPTATIMFLGTKIGDKTAPTVASFSSRGPSLASPGILKPDIIGPGVSILAAWPVSVENKTDTKSTFNIISGTSMSCPHLSGIAALLKSAHPDWSPAAIKSAIMTTADLVNLGNQPILDERLLPADILATGAGQVNPSKASDPGLVYDIQPDDYIPYLCGLGYPDKDISYIVQRQVNCSEESSILEAQLNYPSFSIVYGPNPATQTYTRTVTNVGPPNSSYTAFVDPPPGVNVTVTPKNIIFTNTEQTATYSVTFTATSESNNDPIGQGYIRWVSDKHSIRSQILVSFSNED